In Vibrio cyclitrophicus, one genomic interval encodes:
- a CDS encoding cold-shock protein — protein sequence MSNTVTGTVKWFNETKGFGFIQQENGPDVFAHFSAITGDGFKTLAEGQKVEFVVSQGQKGPQADSIKVL from the coding sequence ATGTCTAACACAGTTACTGGTACAGTAAAGTGGTTCAACGAAACTAAAGGCTTCGGCTTCATTCAACAAGAAAACGGCCCAGACGTATTCGCACACTTCTCTGCTATCACAGGCGACGGTTTCAAAACTCTTGCTGAAGGCCAAAAAGTTGAGTTCGTAGTATCTCAAGGTCAAAAAGGCCCACAAGCTGACAGCATCAAAGTACTTTAA
- a CDS encoding YaeQ family protein: MALKPTIYKFRISLTDMNRDYYDSFNLTVAQHPSETEQRMMARIMAFCINASPELEFTKGLSSIEEPDLWQKSLDDQILEWVDVGEPDPERVKKATRLSKSVRVFSFNTKSNVWWEQNKGKFGYLKAQIVRLDNEGIEQLAAMTQRTMDLSVMLSGNSAFVNSDTQSAEVTWEELQSND; this comes from the coding sequence ATGGCTCTTAAACCGACAATCTACAAGTTTCGTATCTCTTTAACCGATATGAATCGCGACTATTACGACTCTTTTAATCTAACGGTTGCACAACACCCTTCAGAAACAGAACAGCGAATGATGGCTCGTATCATGGCTTTCTGTATCAATGCGTCTCCTGAACTTGAGTTCACTAAAGGGTTGTCTAGCATTGAAGAACCCGATTTATGGCAGAAATCGTTAGATGATCAAATTCTAGAATGGGTTGATGTGGGCGAACCGGATCCAGAACGTGTTAAGAAGGCAACTCGCCTATCTAAATCAGTGCGTGTATTCAGCTTCAACACCAAGTCGAACGTTTGGTGGGAGCAGAACAAAGGTAAGTTCGGTTACCTAAAAGCTCAAATCGTTCGTTTGGATAACGAAGGTATCGAGCAATTAGCCGCAATGACACAACGCACAATGGATCTTTCAGTAATGCTGTCAGGTAACTCTGCTTTCGTAAATAGCGACACGCAATCAGCTGAAGTAACGTGGGAAGAGCTACAGAGTAATGACTGA